The genomic DNA GCTGATCCAGGCGATGAGCGGCCTGGTCGCCGGCACCGGCGGGCGGCGCGGCCCGACGGCGGTGGGCTGTGCGGCGGCCGACCAGCATGGCGCGGCGCTGCTGGCGCTGGGCATCACCGGTGCCTACGCGAAATGGCTGCGTACCGGCGAGGGCACGCATGTCGAGGCCAATCTGCTGGCCGCCGGCGTCGATCTGCAAACCGAATCGCTGGTGACCTATTACGCCAGCCAGCGGGGGCGCGCGGCGCTGGACCGCGACGAACGGCTGGCCACCTGGTTCCATGAGGCGCCCTACGGCGTCTATGCGATTGCCGATGGCCACATGGTGCTGTCGCTGAACCCGCCCGACAAGCTGGCCGAGGCGCTGGACAGCGCCGAATTGCGCGCCTTCATCGGCCGCAATGCCTATGACGAGCGCGACGCCTATATCGCGGCGGTGGCCGAGGTGCTGGCGCCGCTGACCTATGCCGAGATCGCGGCGAAGCTGGAGGCGCACCGGCTGTGGTTCGCCCGCGTCGAGGATTTCGATGATCTGCGCCGCAACCCGCAGCTCCTCCATAACGAGACCTTCCGCGAGGTCGATGTGAACGGCGTCCCGGTCACGCTGGTCAATCACCCGCTGCGCTATGACGGCAAGCTGCCCGGCTTCACGGGGTTTGCCCTGCAGCCGGGCGCGCACAGCCGGTCCGTGCTGGAAGAAGCGGGTTTCGCGGCGGATGAGGTGGCGGCGCTGTTGGAGGCGGGGGCCGTTTTCGCGCCCGCGCCGGACAGTCAGGCCGCGGAATAAGGGAGGAACAGAAGATGCTCGATCTGCTGGACGGTGTGAAGATCGTCAGCTTCAACCATTTCCTGCTGGGGCCGGTTTCCATGCAGGCGCTGGCTGACATGGGCGCCGATGTAATCTCGGTGGAACCGCTGGAAGGTGCCTTCCAGCGCCAGTTCGGCGGCGGGGTCGGGGTGTTCGTCGATGGCCAGGCTTCGCTGTTCCTGACCGGCAACCGCAACAAGCGCTCCATCGCCCTCGACCTGAAGTCGGAGAAGGGCCGGGAAGCGGCGCGCAAGCTGGCCGAGAGCGCCGATGTGGTGTGTGAGAATTTCCGTCCCGGCGTGATGGAGAAGCTGGGGCTGGGCTATGAGGCGCTGAAAAAGGCCAATCCGGGGCTGATCTATGCCGCCGCTTCCGGTTACGGGCCGGATGGTCCCTATGCGGAGAAGCCGGGCCAGGATCTGCTGATTCAGGCGATGAGCGGGCTGGCGGCGATCACCGGCGAGGCGTCGACCGGCCCGCGCGCGGTTGGTGTGTCGGTCGCCGATCATCATGGGGCGGCCCTGCTGGCGATGGGCATATTGGGGGCGCTGCTGCGCCGCACGCGCACCGGCAAGGGTTGCCGAGTCGATGTGAATCTGTTGTCGGCGGCCATCGATCTGCAGATGGAATCCTTCATCAACTTCCTCAATGCGGACCGCCATCACGACGTCACGCCGCCGCACCGC from Oceanibaculum nanhaiense includes the following:
- a CDS encoding CaiB/BaiF CoA transferase family protein is translated as MLLNGMKIVSFCHFLQGPAATQYLSDMGAEVVKIEPPHGAYERHWAGADRAKAGGVSAFFLSANRDARSLAIDLKHPQAKEVVYRLIRQSHAVVENFRPGTLDRLGFGYAAVKAEKPDIIYASASGFGTTGPYASRPGQDLLIQAMSGLVAGTGGRRGPTAVGCAAADQHGAALLALGITGAYAKWLRTGEGTHVEANLLAAGVDLQTESLVTYYASQRGRAALDRDERLATWFHEAPYGVYAIADGHMVLSLNPPDKLAEALDSAELRAFIGRNAYDERDAYIAAVAEVLAPLTYAEIAAKLEAHRLWFARVEDFDDLRRNPQLLHNETFREVDVNGVPVTLVNHPLRYDGKLPGFTGFALQPGAHSRSVLEEAGFAADEVAALLEAGAVFAPAPDSQAAE
- a CDS encoding CaiB/BaiF CoA transferase family protein translates to MLDLLDGVKIVSFNHFLLGPVSMQALADMGADVISVEPLEGAFQRQFGGGVGVFVDGQASLFLTGNRNKRSIALDLKSEKGREAARKLAESADVVCENFRPGVMEKLGLGYEALKKANPGLIYAAASGYGPDGPYAEKPGQDLLIQAMSGLAAITGEASTGPRAVGVSVADHHGAALLAMGILGALLRRTRTGKGCRVDVNLLSAAIDLQMESFINFLNADRHHDVTPPHRIGGWYYAAPYGIYPVQDGHIAISLAGLKGLGEAMDSAEIAAIPDAEAFERREEVAALLDRIFPTRPYAEWAALLEPKKIWFSRVNDYADVAADPQVKHNGSFVTVAGATGSPVTLVNHPVRYDGETAEVRLPPQKLGAQSAEILEELGYSADDIRAMAAEGAALLGEG